One window of Nicotiana tomentosiformis chromosome 11, ASM39032v3, whole genome shotgun sequence genomic DNA carries:
- the LOC104108582 gene encoding 1-acyl-sn-glycerol-3-phosphate acyltransferase PLS1 gives MAIAAAIILPIGLLFLLSGLIINFIQALLFILVRPCSKNMYRRINKEVTELLWLELIWLFDWWANVKVELYTDQETYGLMGKEHALVISNHRSDIDWLVGWVIAQRVGCLGSTIALAKKSLSYLPVLGWSMWFSGYISLERSWAKDENTLKSGFQQLNDFHQPFWLAVFVEGTRFTHTKLLAAQEYATSAGLPIPRNVLIPRTKGFVAAVSHLRSFVPAIYNITLAIPKDKPRPTLLRMLRGCSSVVHVRVERRLMHELPEDESGIAQWCKDVFVVKDTLLDRHLVTGTFGDQECQDIGRPKKSLLVVICWSCFLFFSAIKFFEWCPFSWGGVVFCAVFLVLVLVLMQILIVFSKSEKSIAPKVPSPNTLEENLLPA, from the exons ATGGCAATCGCAGCCGCCATTATTCTTCCTATTGGTCTTCTCTTCCTTTTATCCGGCCTCATTATCAACTTCATTCAG GCACTTCTCTTCATTCTAGTTCGACCCTGTTCGAAAAACATGTACAGAAGGATCAATAAAGAAGTTACAGAATTGTTATGGTTGGAACTCATATGGCTTTTCGACTGGTGGGCAAATGTTAAG GTTGAGCTATACACAGATCAAGAAacttatggcttgatgg GAAAAGAACATGCACTAGTAATCTCCAACCATAGAAGTGACATTGACTGGCTTGTCGGATGGGTTATAGCTCAG AGAGTAGGTTGCCTCGGTAGCACAATTGCTTTGGCAAAGAAATCTTTATCATATCTTCCC GTTTTGGGATGGTCAATGTGGTTTTCTGGTTATATCAGTCTCGAGAGAAGCTGGGCCAAGGATGAAAACACCTTGAAG TCAGGCTTCCAACAGCTAAATGATTTCCACCAACCTTTTTGGTTGGCTGTTTTTGTAGAAGGAACTCGCTTTACGCACACAAAGCTTTTAGCAGCCCAAGAATATGCTACTTCTGCAGGATTACCTATCCCAAGGAATGTTTTGATTCCTCGAACCAAG GGTTTTGTTGCAGCAGTAAGCCATTTGCGTTCCTTTGTTCCAGCAATTTATAATATAACACTTGCAATTCCTAAAGATAAGCCTCGACCGACATTGCTAAGAATGCTTAGAGGCTGTTCTTCTGTG gTCCATGTGCGTGTTGAACGTCGTTTGATGCATGAATTACCAGAAGATGAAAGTGGCATTGCACAATGGTGCAAAGATGTTTTTGTTGTAAAG GATACTTTGTTGGACCGACATCTAGTTACGGGTACATTTGGTGATCAAGAATGTCAAGATATTGGAAGACCAAAAAAGTCCTTATTG GTTGTTATCTGTTGGTCATGTTTCCTTTTCTTCAGCGCTATAAAGTTTTTCGAGTGGTGTCCATTCTCTTGGGGAGGAGTTGTATTCTGTGCAGTTTTCTTGGTTTTGGTCCTAGTTTTGATGCAGATTCTCATTGTCTTTTCCAAGTCAGAAAAATCTATTGCTCCTAAAGTACCTTCTCCAAATACATTGGAGGAAAACCTACTTCCAGCATGA